The following is a genomic window from Globicephala melas chromosome 6, mGloMel1.2, whole genome shotgun sequence.
GAAATATCTCCCCCTTAGGAAttcttaaaaatttgaaaattaaaccttaaaaaattagaaaatctagCAACAGTAAACCAAATTCTTATGGGCATGAAGCATGTAAGAGACCCCTATCTCTGTGTAAAAGAAAACTGTACTAAGTGCTAAGCTCAATTTtatctatctttaaaaataaacaaacaaacaaaaaaaccccgacaTATATACCTGGATGTTGGTGAGGTGCCACGAAACTCACATACTGCTGGTCAAAACAGAAGCAGCACTGTGGAGCCCTTAGACCACGATATCAAGGGTCTGATGTCCATACCATTTAACCCAGTTATCCCACACCTTGGAaacattttccagaaaaataatctcaaaagcTTTTTGTTCAGAGATATTGTGTTACTTATAATATTGAGAAGCTGGAGAACTGTTGAAGAAACCTAAATGGgatataaaaaaaacttttttaataaatttaaaaaaaatgaaaaaagaaaaagagcaaaacaagaaaaaacaaacaaaagaaacctaaATGGGGACTGTTTAAGTAAATTGGGGGATATATATAATTAGAAGATTATGCAGCTATTAATACAGGGAGTGTGAAAATCAAATAGTAATATGAGAAATGCTAATCATATAATAATAAGGTGAAAAAAGATTCAAAGTTTTATATACACTGATTGCAACTACttaaaattacagaggaaaaatctgaaaggaaatacattaaaaataacgCAGAGCTTATGTTGTAAATgcaattctttattttctaaagtgATATTAACTTTAATATTATCTGTCTATGTATCTGATGTTTAGGTGAAACCTCAAAGGAAGTCATCCCCCATTGACCATCCCCAGTGCTTTCCCTCCCTCAGCCTTCTCTTCACCTAACAATCTAAGTCCCCAGTGTCAGCCTACAGCTTGCTCAGAACCATCTAgatctgtcttattttttttgttctttgaagACAATTCAATATCTTGTCCCAAGTTGTTCTTATTCTCCTTAATAATTAGGTTTATTGAAATGAGATCATTAATGTATAAAGAATTTAGGACCTGGGGGGCACTCTGTTACTATGAGATAgttttcctccccctcctttcctttcatttACTTACTTCTCTCTCACTTTCAGGCGGTTAGCAGAGGCATTTCATATCAGTGATGATTCTGATCCTTTCAACGTACGTTCTTCAGGGTCAAAATTCAGTGACAGTTTGAAAGAAGATGCTAGGTATGTAAGTTGTTACCTACTTTCTTAATTGTGGCTTACTAGAGTGATCTTTTAAGATGTAGTAACTAATATGCAGTCCTCTGTGATTGAGCCAGTTTATATATCTGTAAGGGATTAtatgatatttaataaaaatccTTCTCTTGGTCTCTCAAAACTGTCCCATTGAAGAATTGAACTTGGggagaaagagtgtgtgtgtgtgtgtgtgtgtgtgtgtgtgtgtgtgtgtgtgtgtgtgtgggcccTGTGGTGGGAGTCGGGGCCCCCCAAGGGCTGGACTAGCCTGAATTGAAGGATCTCTGGTTACATTCCACCTCTCTCTGCCCAGGTCTTAATCACATGGGTGGTCCTCACTTGGGTGGTAAAAAGTCTTATTTTCCTCCAGTCTCCTGGCCTTCTGGTGGCTAGTTCTCCTTCCATCTTCCCTTTTCTCATATTTgatttcttactttctcttcctttgttccATCACATTCAACCTTCTGTTATCTGACAGTTCCTGACCTCTGCAGGTTTTCTGCCCACATTGTCCACTGCCTGCACTTTACAGGCAGAGGGTGGGTAGAAGGGATTCTCagaagatcagaaacaaatgaaattaactgTGGTTATTTCTCATTTCAGGAAGGACTTAAAGTTTGTCAGTGACATTGAGAAGGAAATGGAAGCCCTTGTGGAGGCCGTGAATAAGGTTGAAGTCAAAACATCCAGCTGTACATGTCTCTAAGGCCAGCTTGATAAAAAAGTCAAGTCCCAGAAACACTGTCGGTATAAAGTAGTTACAGGAAAAAGTCACAGCTGCCTTGAGGATCCTTATCTTTCCCAAAAGGCCATCCATTATAACATCCATGGAAACCCTGTCCTggttcagaaaagatacctgcaataatattaaatgtaaataaaaatcctAGCTCTGTGCCTAAGAATGGGTGAAGAAACTCTGGACGAAGGAGATTCAGTAGGGATACTTAGGAAGACATGCTTGGTCCTCAGATCTCTGAAGGGCTGTTGTATAATGGGACACACTGGTTCTTAGTGCCCCAAAGGCAGGAGAGAAACCGTTGGGCGAGGATGAAAAGTTGAATGGGTAGTGGCACAGACTCCTTCAAGAGAGTGAAGCTGTCTTGGAGGCAGCCAGCCCCTCGGTGGCTCCCTCTTCATTCAGGGACCTGTGGGTGAGGGCAAGGTGGCTACTTTAGCTCCACATCTTGTGAAGATGGGTTTCCTTCCTGCCATCCCCTCATCCCCTTCCTTTCTGTTCCCACTTCCCAGCAGCATACTAACACAGAGGAGAAAATGGGACCATTGTTCCCCTCCTAATTAGGAAGCCTGAGCAAATGTATTTCTGTGCTTGCGTGTCTGTATCTGTACACCCGTGATTTTTAGCGTAGAATGTACTTTTTATAGGAAGtgagattttcttgtttataagtcttcaatttatttagtcatttcttGGGAACATCACTCACTCCCCAGTTACGGGCCCCACAGGAGGAACCATTGCACTGTCCGTGTAAGTCTCAGTTTACTTGCCCTCTGTTCCTCTAACCCCGGCCAACTGCTACCCTGTGGCTCACAGAGGAGATGAAGGAAGTCCATCAGCCCTCATCCTCCCACAGCCTCGGCTTGCTTAGCAGTCAGTGAAATGCTGTGTGCTGTGGGCCTCCAAAACTCAGCTGTCTCTTTATTGACCCAGGCTGTTCTGGGATGGTGGGAAGGACCTCTGTGGACATATCCTGTTTTCAAGATGATTTTTATCAATCAGTCATCTTTTCCCTCAATACAGGGAAAGAATAGTAAGAAGAGCCACTGCTTCCCTCCCATGAACAGAGACCACCGCCGGATCATCCACGACCTGGCCCAGGTGTACGGCCTGGAGAGCGTGAGCTATGACAGTGAACCGAAGCGCAACGTCGTGGTCACTGCGGTCAGGTGGGTGAATCTTGCCATTACAGAAGGAACTGCTCGGTGGAGCAAGCTGGACCTGGGAAACAGGGCTGGCCAATATTTGCTTTCCTTACTTCCTTCCTTGGAAGATGAGGTGGAAAGTCTGCCTCTGGGCCAGCCATTCTGACTGATCTAAAGGTCCAAACCAGAAAGTAAAGCCCATGCTTCAGTCCTCAGGCCAGACACACCTAAAGGATACAATCCACGTCAGACCCTGAGGGCCTGGAGTGGGTACCTGCCCATCAAATCTGTCCCTTTTTCCCTTGTGTCCTCCTTGCATGATGGAAACAGGAAGAATGCTGACCTGTGACTCAAGGCATCCTCTGTAAACAGTGTTTGCCAttagaggaaaccaaggcagTAGTGTGGGCCAGGAGGGGACAGTAGGACCTAAGATCACTGTCAGAACCAGGGGGAGTCAGAagaacctcccaacaaagaaaactcAAGTGTGAGATGAGAGGAAGCAGGTAGCAGGCCCAGCAGAGGTGGGTGAAAGGGACAAGGGTTAAACAAAGTTGATCATGCCTGAGAGGAGACGGGTCATATCAGAGAGTGCTCCGCAGCGTCACAGTGAAAGTCTCGGACTGGATTTCCAGCTGTCTGCCTCTCTCACAGACAGTTCTAACTTTTCAATACTTTGTGTTCTTACTTTTATCAGAGGGAAGTCTATATGTCCTCCTACCACGCTGACAGGTGTACTTGAAAAGGAGATACAGTCACGGCCTCCACCACCGATTCCTCATCACAGACAGCAGACAGACAAGTAAGGGTTCTTCAGCTGCTTTCCAAAGAGCCCTGTCTGTTCAGAGAAGCCAGCAGGGGCTGAACTGCCCTGGGCTGCACCAGCCATTGGTGGCCTCCTTGGGCCTGGCTTTGGGGTGCTGTGTTCAGATATATAAGGTTTGACTGAGATGTCAGACACATATGTTCATTCCAGAGGGGTCCCAAGTCTGATGTTTGTAATGCCCACTTCCCCTCCAGGGAGCACAGTCACTGGCCATAATTTCCACAGTGTAGGTGGTGACACTGGGAAATGGATTCAGTCTGTCACACCAGATGATTTAGGAACATCATGTGGTCCACAACAGTTACTCTGGAGATGGAAGTGGGATTCTAGCGGGGAGCTGACAGTGAAGGGGGGAACTTTCATGTTTTGCTCTGTCTACTTACGTATGGTTTGAAGCATTTTTACAACAAAAACATATGTTTGTGatttaaggagaaaagaaaaccacattggCAAGCAGGAAATCTGGCAGGTGTTTTCTCAGACAGGAGCAGAGAGGGTCttcatccctccttcctttcctctcccttcccaggaGGGGGGCAGCTGCCCTGCTGTGACAAGGCCACACTGCTGGAAGTTGCTGGGAAACACAGTGGGGTCCCTCCTCCTGTTCTGGCCTTCCACACAGAAGCCTAGGAGTACCTCCTACACAGAACCTCTGGGTAGGGAAGTTTGCAAGGTCACCATGAGCGTCCTAGCCATCTGTGTTCCCCTGGAACTGGACGGGACAACTAGGTGTTGCCCATTGGGCACAGCCTCAGCCAGGAGCACCTGGGGCCGTGTAGCTCCCCAGCACCAGCCCTGCTCTAGCCCTGGAAGCAGGCAGCCTGGACTCCCAGCAGCACAAGCTGCGTTTCCTCATGTTATTCCACAGCTGTGTCCAGTACCACCTGGGGGACGTAAAGTTACGGGCCTGTTTATGacatgctatctttttttttcctttgcttgctgtattttttttgtaAGACTTAATTGTGGAAAATTTTTAGAGTAGAGAGAAtggtattaatatattaatataaaccCCTGTGTGCCCATCACCAAATTTCAACAGTTACCAGCTCATGTGGACCCCACTGTCTTATCAAAGCTTCACACATGGTAAACCAGCTGATCCTGAACTTTCCAAGACCTGAATCTGTTTCCCCCAAGCAAGAAAAGATTGATCATTCTGTGTTTGCTTTTCAGGAATCTTGGGAGCAGTAATTTACAGAAAATAGCCAAGGAGCCAGTAATTGACTACTTTGATGTCCAGGACTGAGGCGATCAAGATGCacttagaaaaaagaatgattagGTGGGGTGGAGACTCGTTTGCCAGCAGATTGATCATGTTTGTTCCCAACTGCCTGGTGGACTCAGAGCTCACATACTGTCATGAACTGATACATCCAAAGCATGAGTGTGTCAGAAATCCCCGTGTCCTCTCTTCTGTCTGTATAAAGTATTTCAGTATGTCTCTCACTGGACGGTCACTAGTGATTCAGTCGTATTTGCAGAGGCTCCTCACACCACCACCGTGATCGCCCTGATGGTTGGGGGAACATGGGGCTTGATTTAGTCAAACCAGAATTTTAGCCTGAAAATGTCACTTAGTCATGGTCTCAGTTGTCCCAGTTATCCATCCTCCTCCTGAAAATGCCTGCAGCATCAGGTGCACCTCGTTTTTTTAATCCGAAGTGATCGCTATCTTTGGAAAGACATAGGCTAACTTCTCAATCCAAAATGCCAAACACTGAATTGGTACACCACAGCTGGAATCACACATGTGGTTAAACCCAGCTGTCTTAGCTGAGTCTTTTGTCAAAAATTCTTGTAGGCCTACCTAGCTGAACTTATTTTAGTGGTCCTCAGTACCATCAGTTCCAGACCTAGGAGAAGGGTCGGGTGACTTTACAGAATTCCATCTTCTGGAGTCCGGGGGAGGGCCTCTCATAGCACATCGCTGAGCCTGTGTGGTGACAGACAGGTTAGCCTATCCATTGTGGTGGTGGAGGACATAGAGCAGCTCCTCCTTCTCCCAGGTTCACACTGCAACCTCTGTGTACTGACCAGTGCAGCCCTAACCCCTTCTCTCTGGTTGAGAAAGAGTCTCTGGGACACTTACCTTTCC
Proteins encoded in this region:
- the NFX1 gene encoding transcriptional repressor NF-X1 isoform X8 encodes the protein MSATLPCGMHRCQRLCHKGECLVDEVCKQPCTISRADCGHPCMAPCHLSSPCPVTACKAKIELQCECGRRKEIMICSEASSTYRRIAAISMASKITDMQLGDSVEISKLITKKEIHQARLECDEECSALERRKRLAEAFHISDDSDPFNVRSSGSKFSDSLKEDARKDLKFVSDIEKEMEALVEAVNKGKNSKKSHCFPPMNRDHRRIIHDLAQVYGLESVSYDSEPKRNVVVTAVRGKSICPPTTLTGVLEKEIQSRPPPPIPHHRQQTDKNLGSSNLQKIAKEPVIDYFDVQD